The following are from one region of the Anguilla rostrata isolate EN2019 chromosome 7, ASM1855537v3, whole genome shotgun sequence genome:
- the atp5f1c gene encoding ATP synthase subunit gamma, mitochondrial isoform X2 — protein MRSVAVLTFTEDIMFTRASVAVFLPQCGQVRNMATLKDITIRLKSIKNIQKITKSMKMVAAAKYARADRALKPARVYGAGALALYEKADIKAPEDKNKHVIIGVSSDRGLCGAIHSNVAKAMKSEIGKLTSAGKEVMLVNIGDKLRGLLYRTHGKHILMNCKEVGRRPPTFTDASIIATELLDSGYEFDQGSIFYNRFRSVISYKTDAKPLFSIDTLANAESMAIYDDIDADVLRNYQEFALVNIIYFGLKESTTSEQSARMTAMDSASKNASEMIDKLTLTFNRTRQAVITKELIEIISGAAALN, from the exons TGGCCAGGTCAGGAACATGGCTACCTTGAAGGACA TCACCATCCGGTTGAAGTCCATcaaaaacatccagaagatCACCAAATCCATGAAGATGGTTGCTGCGGCTAAGTACGCCAGGGCTGACAGGGCCCTGAAGCCAGCCCGCGTCTATGGGGCAGGTGCTCTAG CTCTGTATGAGAAGGCTGACATCAAAGCTCCCGAGGACAAGAACAAGCACGTGATCATCGGCGTGTCCTCCGACCGTGGCCTGTGCGGGGCCATCCACTCCAACGTGGCCAAGGCCATGAAGAGCGAGATCGGCAAACTGACCAGCGCTGGCAAGGAGGTCATGCTGGTGAACATAGGGGACAAGCTTAGAGGTCTGCTGTACAG GACTCACGGGAAGCACATCCTGATGAACTGTAAGGAAGTGGGACGTAGACCCCCCACCTTCACCGATGCTTCCATCATCGCCACTGAGCTGCTTGACTCTGGCTATGAGTTTGACCAGGGCTCCATCTTCTACAACAGATTCAG GTCTGTTATTTCATACAAGACTGATGCGAAGCCCCTCTTTTCCATTGACACTCTTGCAAATGCAG AGAGCATGGCCATCTACGATGACATCGATGCAGATGTGCTGAGGAACTACCAGGAGTTTGCCCTGGTTAACATCATCTACTTCGGGCTGAAGGAGTCCACTACCAGCGAGCAGAGCGCCAGGATGACTGCCATGGACAGCGCCAGCAAGAACGCCT CGGAGATGATTGACAAGCTGACCCTGACGTTCAACCGCACCCGCCAGGCCGTCATCACCAAGGAGCTCATTGAGATCATCTCTGGTGCAGCTGCTCT GAACTGA
- the atp5f1c gene encoding ATP synthase subunit gamma, mitochondrial isoform X4, which yields MRSVAVLTFTEDIMFTRASVAVFLPQCGQVRNMATLKDITIRLKSIKNIQKITKSMKMVAAAKYARADRALKPARVYGAGALALYEKADIKAPEDKNKHVIIGVSSDRGLCGAIHSNVAKAMKSEIGKLTSAGKEVMLVNIGDKLRGLLYRTHGKHILMNCKEVGRRPPTFTDASIIATELLDSGYEFDQGSIFYNRFRSVISYKTDAKPLFSIDTLANAESMAIYDDIDADVLRNYQEFALVNIIYFGLKESTTSEQSARMTAMDSASKNASEMIDKLTLTFNRTRQAVITKELIEIISGAAAL from the exons TGGCCAGGTCAGGAACATGGCTACCTTGAAGGACA TCACCATCCGGTTGAAGTCCATcaaaaacatccagaagatCACCAAATCCATGAAGATGGTTGCTGCGGCTAAGTACGCCAGGGCTGACAGGGCCCTGAAGCCAGCCCGCGTCTATGGGGCAGGTGCTCTAG CTCTGTATGAGAAGGCTGACATCAAAGCTCCCGAGGACAAGAACAAGCACGTGATCATCGGCGTGTCCTCCGACCGTGGCCTGTGCGGGGCCATCCACTCCAACGTGGCCAAGGCCATGAAGAGCGAGATCGGCAAACTGACCAGCGCTGGCAAGGAGGTCATGCTGGTGAACATAGGGGACAAGCTTAGAGGTCTGCTGTACAG GACTCACGGGAAGCACATCCTGATGAACTGTAAGGAAGTGGGACGTAGACCCCCCACCTTCACCGATGCTTCCATCATCGCCACTGAGCTGCTTGACTCTGGCTATGAGTTTGACCAGGGCTCCATCTTCTACAACAGATTCAG GTCTGTTATTTCATACAAGACTGATGCGAAGCCCCTCTTTTCCATTGACACTCTTGCAAATGCAG AGAGCATGGCCATCTACGATGACATCGATGCAGATGTGCTGAGGAACTACCAGGAGTTTGCCCTGGTTAACATCATCTACTTCGGGCTGAAGGAGTCCACTACCAGCGAGCAGAGCGCCAGGATGACTGCCATGGACAGCGCCAGCAAGAACGCCT CGGAGATGATTGACAAGCTGACCCTGACGTTCAACCGCACCCGCCAGGCCGTCATCACCAAGGAGCTCATTGAGATCATCTCTGGTGCAGCTGCTCTGTGA
- the atp5f1c gene encoding ATP synthase subunit gamma, mitochondrial isoform X3: protein MRSVAVLTFTEDIMFTRASVAVFLPQCGQVRNMATLKDITIRLKSIKNIQKITKSMKMVAAAKYARADRALKPARVYGAGALALYEKADIKAPEDKNKHVIIGVSSDRGLCGAIHSNVAKAMKSEIGKLTSAGKEVMLVNIGDKLRGLLYRTHGKHILMNCKEVGRRPPTFTDASIIATELLDSGYEFDQGSIFYNRFRSVISYKTDAKPLFSIDTLANAESMAIYDDIDADVLRNYQEFALVNIIYFGLKESTTSEQSARMTAMDSASKNASEMIDKLTLTFNRTRQAVITKELIEIISGAAAL, encoded by the exons TGGCCAGGTCAGGAACATGGCTACCTTGAAGGACA TCACCATCCGGTTGAAGTCCATcaaaaacatccagaagatCACCAAATCCATGAAGATGGTTGCTGCGGCTAAGTACGCCAGGGCTGACAGGGCCCTGAAGCCAGCCCGCGTCTATGGGGCAGGTGCTCTAG CTCTGTATGAGAAGGCTGACATCAAAGCTCCCGAGGACAAGAACAAGCACGTGATCATCGGCGTGTCCTCCGACCGTGGCCTGTGCGGGGCCATCCACTCCAACGTGGCCAAGGCCATGAAGAGCGAGATCGGCAAACTGACCAGCGCTGGCAAGGAGGTCATGCTGGTGAACATAGGGGACAAGCTTAGAGGTCTGCTGTACAG GACTCACGGGAAGCACATCCTGATGAACTGTAAGGAAGTGGGACGTAGACCCCCCACCTTCACCGATGCTTCCATCATCGCCACTGAGCTGCTTGACTCTGGCTATGAGTTTGACCAGGGCTCCATCTTCTACAACAGATTCAG GTCTGTTATTTCATACAAGACTGATGCGAAGCCCCTCTTTTCCATTGACACTCTTGCAAATGCAG AGAGCATGGCCATCTACGATGACATCGATGCAGATGTGCTGAGGAACTACCAGGAGTTTGCCCTGGTTAACATCATCTACTTCGGGCTGAAGGAGTCCACTACCAGCGAGCAGAGCGCCAGGATGACTGCCATGGACAGCGCCAGCAAGAACGCCT CGGAGATGATTGACAAGCTGACCCTGACGTTCAACCGCACCCGCCAGGCCGTCATCACCAAGGAGCTCATTGAGATCATCTCTGGTGCAGCTGCTCT ATAA
- the atp5f1c gene encoding ATP synthase subunit gamma, mitochondrial isoform X1 produces the protein MRSVAVLTFTEDIMFTRASVAVFLPQCGQVRNMATLKDITIRLKSIKNIQKITKSMKMVAAAKYARADRALKPARVYGAGALALYEKADIKAPEDKNKHVIIGVSSDRGLCGAIHSNVAKAMKSEIGKLTSAGKEVMLVNIGDKLRGLLYRTHGKHILMNCKEVGRRPPTFTDASIIATELLDSGYEFDQGSIFYNRFRSVISYKTDAKPLFSIDTLANAESMAIYDDIDADVLRNYQEFALVNIIYFGLKESTTSEQSARMTAMDSASKNASEMIDKLTLTFNRTRQAVITKELIEIISGAAEINVKTCLLPSSVWILVHMMKMHLSAFVKSSCAFVLLFVK, from the exons TGGCCAGGTCAGGAACATGGCTACCTTGAAGGACA TCACCATCCGGTTGAAGTCCATcaaaaacatccagaagatCACCAAATCCATGAAGATGGTTGCTGCGGCTAAGTACGCCAGGGCTGACAGGGCCCTGAAGCCAGCCCGCGTCTATGGGGCAGGTGCTCTAG CTCTGTATGAGAAGGCTGACATCAAAGCTCCCGAGGACAAGAACAAGCACGTGATCATCGGCGTGTCCTCCGACCGTGGCCTGTGCGGGGCCATCCACTCCAACGTGGCCAAGGCCATGAAGAGCGAGATCGGCAAACTGACCAGCGCTGGCAAGGAGGTCATGCTGGTGAACATAGGGGACAAGCTTAGAGGTCTGCTGTACAG GACTCACGGGAAGCACATCCTGATGAACTGTAAGGAAGTGGGACGTAGACCCCCCACCTTCACCGATGCTTCCATCATCGCCACTGAGCTGCTTGACTCTGGCTATGAGTTTGACCAGGGCTCCATCTTCTACAACAGATTCAG GTCTGTTATTTCATACAAGACTGATGCGAAGCCCCTCTTTTCCATTGACACTCTTGCAAATGCAG AGAGCATGGCCATCTACGATGACATCGATGCAGATGTGCTGAGGAACTACCAGGAGTTTGCCCTGGTTAACATCATCTACTTCGGGCTGAAGGAGTCCACTACCAGCGAGCAGAGCGCCAGGATGACTGCCATGGACAGCGCCAGCAAGAACGCCT CGGAGATGATTGACAAGCTGACCCTGACGTTCAACCGCACCCGCCAGGCCGTCATCACCAAGGAGCTCATTGAGATCATCTCTGGTGCAGCTG AGATAAATGTGAAAACCTGCTTGCTGCCATCTTCAGTTTGGATTTTGGTGCATATGATGAAAATGCATCTGTCTGCTTTCGTCAAGAGTTCCTGTgcatttgttcttttatttgtaaaataa